GAAGGTACAGTATAAAAGGACACTTTTAATGCATGTCAGTGCCACATAAAATGGAATAATAGAGgatgagcaaacacacagcatagCTCTCTTCTGTGTACTGGGTACTTTGGACATGTAGCTGTTTAACTTCTATAGTTGATAGCGGACAGCTGGATAATTCTACAAGCTCCAGGTTAAATGTCCATTGGAACGGGTGACTAATGTTACGTTCTGGAACGTTGCAGGACTTGATTACACTGGCACAGTTTTCTATGTATTCTGACAAACcaagaaattacatttttggatTACgcaaatgtaatgtaatcaagtaatgttttcagtcttttttttcaagcaaaaatgtctaACATTCTCCTGTCAAAATAGCTTCTAGCTTTAACAAGGCATGACACCTTGACAGCAGTTTGGCTCCTGATGCAGTTGGCCTGTGGTTACTGATGTGATTTATATACAAGTTTCTAAACACAAACCTTGATTGTTCCTTGACTGTTTGCAGCAATCAGTACATTGGActcctgaaaaaaaagaaaaaggcatcATCAATAAGAAACAACATACTGTAACTTAGTCATGGATACTACATCACCTGCAGCACGATGTTACAACTTGTTTaacaaaatgtgatgtgaataCAGGACTACTATGAAATGAGAATTGGTTGATTCCATCTATTGAATACGGCAAAGCCAACATGAAGATTGAGCTTGTGGTCTTTTTCATAAATGCTTCCATCATGACAAGAGATGGTAAGCATTTACATGGTCTGTTAAGTAAGCGCAGACAGCGACAGTCAATCAGCTGGTGCCTTCTTTCTTTTAGTATAGGATACAGTGAGATTACGTGGCGAACTCACTCCATCCGGCAGGGCTCTCCAGCAGACAGCGCTCACAAACTCATTGGTGTCGTCCTCCTTCTTGTCCTTGTCCAAGACGCTCTTCACTGTGTCAAACTTGAATGTTAAAAGTGTCTTGGAAAGTCCTTTGTAGTACAGGTACAGGGAGTTGTTTTCACTGCCTGTAAAagcgtgcacgcacacacacacacacacaaaaggtgaTGTATTACTTAAATCCTAATCATTTTTAGATTGTTTTATATAGTTACAAAGAGCTGGCTGCTGTTATTACTGCCTCGAGCAAATATCAAGTTAATGTTGTTACAGATTTATTTGCAAGAGCCTTTTATTCAGTCAGTCCTTACCACATGCAACGTAGTCTCCATTGGAAGCCAGGCCAACAAAGTTCTTCTCATTGATGTGACCCTTGAAGGAGCGCAGACAGTGAGGCTTGTTGACGTTCCACAGCTTCAGCTGACTGTCTGTTGAACTGCCAATCAAAGGGTGGAAAGAGCTAATGAGTCAAGAATTGTGGAGGATTTGGTGACATGCCTTACTGACACTGCTTTTCACTAATCTGTGGCACAACATTATCAATTGTCAATCTGtaatctgtaaaaacaaaaaagaaaacataagtGTTGCCTGCATATTTGTTGTCTTAGAGgcaagtgacaaaaaaaaaaaaaataaaataaaattctggtGGTCCATTTCTCAAGTCTGAAGTCTTTTAGTCAAGTTTAGAACATGGGGTGCTGGTGCACTTCAGCCTCTTGTGGACAAAATGAGTATTACAACAAAAGGCTCAAACAGATCctgattgtttttattccacctgtttttaaaccataaaaagaaaaaagagaaagcaattTTGCCCCGACTAATCACAgaaattctttttcttactCGCGTTGTTGCTTCTGTATGAGGGAGTTAGTATGGGGACGATGATAAAAGGATACAGTATATAACATATGGtgcaaaaaaatgtctttgtaggAGGAACATgcactgtaaaagaaaaaaacaaaaaaaaaaaatgttctctgtATGTCTAACTTCTACACAGCAGTGCTAAAGTGACTTACGCAGAAACAATTTCCTCTCCGTTGACAAACTTGGCGTAGGACACTGCCTTCCTGTGACCTTTGAATACCATGATTGGCTGCTTAGTGTTGCGTAGATCATAGTAATGGACACAGTGGTCTGCAAGCGAAAAGAGGGTGTGCATTAAGATGGGACACTTGACAGAGCACTTCTACTAGGCGCCCTTCATATCTGCAAACTGTCAGAGCCGGTCATATCCAGTAACCGCCAAGTGAAACGACGGTGCAGTGCCTTTgttgacatttacaaaaatgtgtttcagtcagttttgttttgctgctggcTTTTATTCAAGTGTCCTAGCTTGATTGTAGACAACAAGCCAACAACTTCAAGGTCAAGGAGGGGTTTCCTTTTCCAGGCATAATGGACTTGGACCTTGGGGAAGCAGGCAATGGGACACATAAAACAGGGCAAAATCACtgttctgtgctgctctgttcaTCCAGTGTTAGCTAAGTGAAGGACTGTGTTTCGGTACAAGAATATATTTCTAATTCTTGTTTTTCCTATGAGAGAGCCATGAATCAAGTTTTCAGAAGTCTGTCTGGACTGCTGGAGTGCATGTGACCACAAAAGAAATTTAGTAGTCTACAAGGAACTGGTGTGAGGTGTGTGTACCCCGTTAGAGCGCAAAAATAACACATCACgatgagaggaaaaactggCTTCTTTGCTTGTGATTTTGAAGAGAGACAAattcttgtctttatttgttttagattCCTACAGActtctgaaataaacaaaactgattgGCAGGCCTAAGTCAGACCCTGTACTGTCACCATGCTTATACAGTATTGCACTATAGCACTGCGTGAATTATTTTTCTCCCTCTACCAATGGTGACTTTAGACAAAGATAACAGAAATACAACTTAAACCAATTACCTGCACAGCCAAAGGCCAGATGATACCTGGAGGTTGGACTGAATTTAACACAGCAGACATTGGCCTTGGCCTCGATGCTGGCCACTGAGTTGTCCAGATTGGTTGACCATAACTTCACTGAAACCCAAAAACAGACACGTGAACATTTCACCGTCTTATATATCATAAGATGTAACAGCAGTGGTCTTCAGTTACCTTTAGCATCATCAGAACCAGAGGCTAACAGCTTGGGGTCCATCAGATTGAAGTCAACACTCCAACACCTCTTTTCATGttcctgaaacaaaacatgttagGACAATCATTAGTGAAAAAAATGGATAATTTAAAAACTAGAGGTCCATTTAGTTAAATCTGCAATTTAACAGTTATATAACAGTATAATAATATTAAAGTATGGAAACTGAGCCAttatcataaaaacaaaaaacaatgctCTAAGACTTAAGCATCACACCTGGTAGACTTTGGACCTCTGGCCAGTGAATCCATCCCACAGGATGACGGTACCCTCGTAGTCACTGCTGGCCAGGAGGTTCTTGTGATAGCTGCTCCAGCTGATACAGCTACAACAAACAAGTTTAGGATCACTTTCACTTTAAgtgcttcattcatttttttctggtttttgaTTATGCATCTCTTTATACATCTATACCACTGCGGGACTGATGGagaattatcttatcttacacacacctgcacaatATCCTGCCCTTTAAATAAACGATGTAACCCTTATTCCAGTATATTGTTCACTGGTAAAACAGGGAATCTAAAAGTATAACAATGTAATTTCGTGTATGATGAAACcagattttgtctttattatCACACTTGTTGAAATGTGTGCCCAGTTTCACTGTAAGATCACAAAGATGTCCGTGTGCCCCTGCTCCTATCCTTTTCTCCCCTGTACCTGATTTTGGAATTGCAGGTCATTTCGTTAACAGGGTAGTGGATGTCCACGGCATCCTGAATCACCGTGCCGTACTCAAACACCTTGATCTTCTTGGTCACACCAGCGATGGCAAAGTAGTCACAGTCACGGTCAAACTCAATACTGAAACACAGTGAGAACAGGAAGTGGGCTGATAAagaacactgactgaaaatatttctgttcccaacaacaacagacaacaaaaagcCAGCCAGATCtatacaaaatgttaacaatCGCATGGCAAGCCTCCAAAAAACAATGCCACAAAGTGTATGAGAGCAATACATGAGTTCAGTCTTGTCCTTTTCGTACCTGGAGACAATACTGGAGCCATTATAGAGGTCACTGGCATATGAGAGGGTGGCAAGCGGCCGCACAGAGTTGTATCGGGTAAACTTGGACAGGCACTCCATAAAATCATCCAGCTGGTTCAGGTTCCTGCCTTCCTCTGAACACAACACATATACATACCATCAAAATACTGTTCTAAAAGAGCAGCAACTACTGAAACAGTGTACTTCACGTCATGGAcacgaagaagaaaaacatcacaatgtcACAAAGTTGTTAGAGCCTCATGTCCCATTCAACAACAATAAATTCTTTCACATTTATATAACaattgaaaacaaagaagacTTTGTTCCATGTGCCACTGCGGTAGGTGTCTCTGGAAACCTGCTGACTTGCCTTGCAGCACAAAGTCAGTTTCAGCCACTCTGTGACAGCAAACAGTGAATTTTGTAGCAACTGTGGTCTCCATTTTAAGAAATGGTAACTTCTTGCAATAACACCGAGCCGACGCGGACACTACTGCCCACCCATCCGTGAGTCCGTCCGTGAATTCCCTGAAGTGAATGTCCAGTTCTAACTGACATCCTTCCTTCAAACAACCTCCAATCTCCAATGATGTGCACCACCAGAACAACACATGCTGACCAGACCAGAACAATTTAGACAAATTCCTGTGAGAAAGTTATACCACCGTCCTCTGCAGGATCAGTACCTGTGATGCGTGACATTTTGTTGGAGAAGTAGCACTGCTCCAGATCCTCAAAATGAGCCATGAGCCTCTTCCTCCTTGATGCCAGGGTGCTGTTGTACCACGTCTGTCTTTTGCCCTGGCAAAACAATTCCAAGTGTTACAAGAGTCAAGTTGGTGCCAAAGTCATTCTGATATTTATTCTGTTAAAACTCACTTAAAATGTACCAAGAATTTGCATGATTTGTTTTAAGCTAATATACATTTAAAGTCCACAGACTTTCAGTTCACCACAGCATCTATCAAAAACTTCGTTTGATTGTGCATAAAGATGAAATAAGAAATAGATGATGACTTCTCATACCCCTTCAGAGCCACAACAAATTGCCTACATCTATAAAAACTATTAATAACCCAAATGTAaatacaaccctgattccaaaaaagttgggcAGTGTGTAAAAcgtaagtttaaaaaaaaaaaaaaaaaggaaatgattttCCAATCCTACAGTacagaaatatttaatgttcaacTGGACAAATGCAAGTGTGTAGATGCAAGGACAAACTGTGTTTAACTAAAATGGTTTTCTGGAGTGACTCCATGTaataatatcctttatacaatcagCTGGCGTTTTAGGGGTCGAGGGTCAAGAGCATTCAATGCTGGTGTTTGTCCTTGCCCCGTTAAGTACAGAGATTTCTCTTGattccctctctcctttcaaTTGTGTgctgagaaatgtttttaaacagatttGAAGCAGTTcttcacaaagtggtgaacctcacgccatccttgcttgtgaacaactgagTCTTTCAAGGATGTCTCTTTCACACCTAATTATGATGCAATCGCCTGTTACCAATAAAACGGTTTACCTGTGggatgttccaaacaggtgttttctgagcgATCCACAactgatgaggtaaaacattgaATATATGGTCTTTGTATGGTTTTCAATagagtatatgtcaaaaaggatcaATAATTGATCACACACAGAGTTGCAACATTTTGGGACTCAGGGTTGGAAGTAATTAAACAGATTACAAGTCAATCAAAATTCAACAAGATAGCGAACTTGACAGGGTTAGAACTTTAGTCATGCATTGAAAATAATCAGCCAAACAtcatgtgtgtttctctcttacCTGGGTTGTTCCACCAAATCCTGGAGGTTGGCTGTAGTCTGGTGGGTCAATAATACTACTGCAGCTgctcaacaacaaacaaacataaagacaGATGTATAAAAGGCATAAGAGCTCATTCCATCTTAACTACATGTGCAGTATGTGCTTTGCTATTAGCTATTAGCAGCTCCTCATAAAGATAGAGCAAATATCAGAGACCAAAGACATAGCATCAGAAACGACCATCTGTGCTGAAAAGGAGTTTTGACTTGAGCGAACAAAGAAGCGGAGTGTGGTCAGTTGTAGTGGAGTGACGATGGATTCACTGGCTGTGAATACACTGTACATAACTGGGAAGAAGACAGAAGTCGTCGGTACCTGGCTGCTGGTGAGGGAGCCTCAACGTTGGGCACCGTGCACTCTGCCTCCATCATTGGAGAATACAGCCCGCTCATTTCCtgaaaaattaaacattgaACATTAAATTGTCTGTCTGAAgctatttcacaatttaatatGGAATATTGGTAATGCTATGTATTGTTCCTCTACCTTTCCATTTGGACCATAACTGTGAATAAGGGTAGCTGTGAATAAAGTTGGAAACAACTTTACCTCAACACGCTTGATGTCCTCTTCAAGAAAGTTGAGCTCTTTCTGCAGCTGGTCCAGTTGCTGTTCACAGAGccagaaacaaaactaaaattattattattatcattaaaattattattaaaattaaaaatgaatactgTCAGTGTTATTGTCCTTGTTCCCAACAGACCAACGTTTGTACAGCAGTACAATCATGATccaaagaacacaaaaacagcagcacctctctcttgtttctcctGGCTTCTTTAAGGAACTCCAAGAGGATCTGTCTCTGAGCTGCTTGGGATTCCTAGTGGGGAGACAGACATCATAAGCTCACAAGTGAAGCTGCAGGATGTATTTGTTCATCCTCTGCGGAGATAATAAGATCTCACAGTATAGTAAACATTTTACAGTCGACAACGTGAGAAACATTTAAGTTTTTGTCTCTCTACATATTCATTCTATTTCTAAAGGATTTTACTACCAAGAGGAAAATTGTGTAGAAAAGCAAGTTTAAAAGGTCACAATTCATCATCTCAattgcacacattcatgcatacaCTTAATTTTTTCTTCAATTATACTTGGGTACATTACATTTACTCCCCTGACTGTAACAAGGTTTCTTTTGGTTATTTCAAGTATTACACCTCAAACATCCCAAGTTGCATCCTGTACAGAGTAAGAATAAAAGTCACACGAAAACGTTTTGATGAACTACGTAAGAGTAGAACCAAAGAACATTGTTAAATCATCCACTGCAGCAGAAGACAAGCTGTTGGCGTGTTTGCTTCAATTTTCTTACAATCTAGCACCCTTTTCGTCTCCAGTGCTTACATTTAAACTAAAGAAATGCATTATTAAAACAAAGTACAGATTACCAGGAGTACGTTGTTCAATGGAACTGCCGATAACAAACAAGGGTCTAGGAGTATCTGATGATTTTTGACTGTCAACTGTGGCCTGACGTTCCCCGTGCTTTGAATGTCTTGCATAACAAAGAGAAccaaaaacaggaagtcaagTCATATATTTCACTGATGCTCTTATTCGGCCAGTTCTTTGTGTGGTCTAGACTAATACAAACACCAGAGAAGATATTCAGCTATTTAAAGCTACTGAAACTTGATGAAATCCCAccaacaaaattcaaaacacagcaTATTAACTATGGATGAACAAATATACTGATACaattaaatatcaaaatgttcttttatgGGATACTGTATCGATTCTCAATAACACTGTACGGTCACTTAATTAATATGTAAAGATTTGTAGCTGTGGTTCATTTGATGTTGTGTTAAAACCCTCTGAATCCCCTGAACTGAATCATGACTACTGCATTGTAGTACATACGGTATTGCAAGACAAACTGATTGACAAGTTGTTTAACACAACGCCTTAGACAACTGATAAGTAAGTTTATGATCCCGCTAAAGGTTTCTTTGCATCAGTAATGATTTCAAAGAGTAACACCTTAGAAAATTTGAATTTAACACTGCCACCAAATGCAATCTCTACATGCAGATACAAAATTTCTTATTCACAATTAATTAagtaaaatgaatcaaaacatgCAAGTACAATCAGATAAAAAGTTTGCCCAGATGCAAATAATCTTGCTCAAATaagaatacaaacaaaaatgtaccAAGAAAGTGTCCTGCTAAAGAAATAAAAGCCGCCATGGCAGCCAGCTGGCTAGATGAGCCCTTGAATCAGAATCACCACACTGACAAAAGGAAATATGCCTACTTAGAGGGCACAGATCATAAATCACACAGCACTTTgctttaatggaaaaaaaaatgagaatcCTGCAAAAGTCAAAAGTAGGCTGGTATATTTTTTAGTCAATATGAGATAAGACGAGTGAATACCAAATGTCCATTTAGATACTGTTGAAATGCCGCTGATAATATTATATCAATCTAGCTGCCCTCTGCCTGTGTGACCTTATTGCCTTTTGCTGTGTCGGGACGTTTCTGGGCGTCAGCCTTTGTGCTGCACAGTGTAGCTTATAACATTGTAAGGTAAAAGGTATAAAATGTAGCAACCAGGTTACAGCGGACCTTTGTTACTCCATGGTCgctttcctctgctgctttcttgGTCGGTCACAAAGAGCTGCAATTATTTATCCaattcactgctgtttgtgttaaCCACCACACTCTCTcgttctctttctgtttctctctctctctctctttgctgttAAGCCTTGGAGGAACGGCAAAAtttgaatggtgtgtttgcTAATAGCAACTAAAATACTCTGCATATTATACCCTTAACTCTTAATAACTCTTACCTTGAAAACTACTAAAGCACGAGTTGAGGGGATTGTGATAATTTAATACCCATTTGCAAAAAGGTACATTGTATGCTTTTCTGTCGCAGCTCTCTGAACTGACTTGAGAAAGAAATCAATAGGAAAAATACAGAGGACATTTGAAATGGCTACCATGACTAAAGACAACAGGCTAGTGACCAACCACGAGGGAGGGAAGGGTCACTGAAATGCATTAAGAACTGTCTACAGTCCAATGTGTCCTTGAAGACATACACATAGAGTTGAGGGAAAACTTCAAACAGGCCAGACGAGGACACGTTAGGACCTCATTCTGTTATTCTATTTCTTGTTACTTATcaacagacaaatacacagtTAGCAATAAATGTACAACAGGCTACCAGCAGCTGttccagtgtgtgtatgtttataaGACAGCCAGACAGGAAAACACGCTCCCACTTCTCTTTTCCTATGGCTCGTGCcacacagactgacaaaaacaagaaaaaaaatggggaCGCTGAAAGAGTGACTCTTTTACCGCATTTACTCGCTAAGTGTTACCCCTGCACACAAGCACCATGTCAACCAACCACGAAAAATACCATTCATAAAACTTGACAACTTGCAACTTTTAATTTCACTGGTATCAGCTACTAAATTTTCTGGCATGGTGAAATACGTAGAAGTTACTGTAACTAGCAGCAGTAACAGTGTCTGATACAGTTCTGATGGTAAAACTGAACAGTCTCTTGCAGATTGTCTACCACAGGCAAAATATAAATCTCAAGACCTCAACCTGTAAATAAGTAATGCAAGACTTTGTACAACCTTTCTGAACAACCTGAAGATACCCTGAACTCATTGTACACCACATATCAGCTCTAACTATTAgcaataacaaataacaaacgTCACTGTGGTCAGTTCATCAAAATCAGCCCCTGTCAATCTGTGGGAATATGATCCCATTAAGTCCCCCTTTAACATGGGATAACAAGTTATGAGTTATCAGTGATTCAAAAATCACAGTTATACTTCTTCATTACGgaatattgtattgtatgtgatttatccatccatccattttctataccgcttatccgtcagggttgcaggggagctggagcctatcccagctgactacgggcgagaggcggggttcaccctggactggttgccagtcaatcacagggccaacacacaaagacaaacaaccacacactctctcactcacacctaggggcaatttagagtagccaattaacctaacgtgcatgtttttggtattgtgggaggaaaccggagtagccggagaaaacccacgcaggcacagggagaacatgcaaactccacatagaagggaccagaccgggatttgaacctgcaaccctcttggtatgaggcgacagtgctaaccgtGCCGCCCCTCTGTGAtttgaatgtgtgaatgcaaaAGCAAACTGCAAGAAataatgtatatacacacacacaaacaaagaaaaaagaaatacatatcTGATCACCCCAGGACCCTTACTTACCGCTTccagctgcttcttcttctggaCCAGGAGCTCCAGCATTAGATTGACATTTGCCAGATCCAAGTTTTCCTGGTCAGGACTCAGCACGTCCTGGAACACCTGCCACCTAGACCCATTCTAGGGggcagagacacagatgagTTACAAGTGTGGCACATTTAACAGGTGATAGTGAAAATAAGATTGTGCAACTTTTtcacaagacaaagaaagaaacaaagaaggtATAGAGTGTATGCATAGTACTTACAGGATGATCTAATTTTAGTCTCTTCTCCTCcagtatttgtttctgtttaagGATGAGTTCATTTACTAGAACACAGATGGGAAGGAGTGAATGAGAAAGGTAGAAATGCTCCttatgcatatgtgtgcaaAAACATGACATAAGTGTaattcaaaaagaaagcaaCGATGTCTTGGGTGAGCCAGTTTTGTTGTGGTAAACATGACAGAGAATGTAACAATATCACCTGCAGGTCACCTCTCTCAATGTGAAACCATAaaaaatttaatgatttaatgcAAGATTATTGTACAGCACCATGAAAATGGGCTCTGAGACAACTGCGTTTTGATAAGGAAATATACTGTGACAACACTTCCATTTCAAAATTGCTCTTTGTCAAGGCAAAAAAATACAGAGCAGCACCTTAGACACGAACAGACCTCTGATTTAAACCTTTGCATTCATAATACCTACCAAGAAAGTTTGGGTAAAGCTGATCCACATTATCGACAATATAGTTACACTTGGGACATCTGTTGCTATCCTCCAGACTCTGGCGAATACACTTGAAactgcaaaagtaaaaaaacatttcaatactGTGGAAATAACTGAAAGGGTACAagaaaagaaggacaaaagAACACTGTTACAGTGCAAATTACTAGTAATTAAGTTAAGCCATACCTAACCATGCTGAAATGCACGCCTCTAACCAAGCACAGACAAGTTGGACTTctctattttcattttacttcactGTTTGACACAGTCACTCCACCTTCAT
This portion of the Scatophagus argus isolate fScaArg1 chromosome 13, fScaArg1.pri, whole genome shotgun sequence genome encodes:
- the cop1 gene encoding E3 ubiquitin-protein ligase COP1 isoform X1; this translates as MMSSNRPQQSAGGASSVPSTSSSGSTGTGNTNGGGGSNAVSSNGNNSVNVVPSRTLAAAASEGVLSVPTLATVPSSRGGFPSLSRPSASSGSRKKSLHQTPLYNGLLNSYEDKSNDFVCPICFEMIEEAHMTKCGHSFCFKCIRQSLEDSNRCPKCNYIVDNVDQLYPNFLVNELILKQKQILEEKRLKLDHPNGSRWQVFQDVLSPDQENLDLANVNLMLELLVQKKKQLEAESQAAQRQILLEFLKEARRNKREQLDQLQKELNFLEEDIKRVEEMSGLYSPMMEAECTVPNVEAPSPAASCSSIIDPPDYSQPPGFGGTTQLWIAQKTPVWNIPQGKRQTWYNSTLASRRKRLMAHFEDLEQCYFSNKMSRITEEGRNLNQLDDFMECLSKFTRYNSVRPLATLSYASDLYNGSSIVSSIEFDRDCDYFAIAGVTKKIKVFEYGTVIQDAVDIHYPVNEMTCNSKISCISWSSYHKNLLASSDYEGTVILWDGFTGQRSKVYQEHEKRCWSVDFNLMDPKLLASGSDDAKVKLWSTNLDNSVASIEAKANVCCVKFSPTSRYHLAFGCADHCVHYYDLRNTKQPIMVFKGHRKAVSYAKFVNGEEIVSASTDSQLKLWNVNKPHCLRSFKGHINEKNFVGLASNGDYVACGSENNSLYLYYKGLSKTLLTFKFDTVKSVLDKDKKEDDTNEFVSAVCWRALPDGESNVLIAANSQGTIKVLELV
- the cop1 gene encoding E3 ubiquitin-protein ligase COP1 isoform X2, translated to MMSSNRPQQSAGGASSVPSTSSSGSTGTGNTNGGGGSNAVSSNGNNSVNVVPSRTLAAAASEGVLSVPTLATVPSSRGGFPSLSRPSASSGSRKKSLHQTPLYNGLLNSYEDKSNDFVCPICFEMIEEAHMTKCGHSFCFKCIRQSLEDSNRCPKCNYIVDNVDQLYPNFLVNELILKQKQILEEKRLKLDHPNGSRWQVFQDVLSPDQENLDLANVNLMLELLVQKKKQLEAESQAAQRQILLEFLKEARRNKREQLDQLQKELNFLEEDIKRVEEMSGLYSPMMEAECTVPNVEAPSPAASCSSIIDPPDYSQPPGFGGTTQGKRQTWYNSTLASRRKRLMAHFEDLEQCYFSNKMSRITEEGRNLNQLDDFMECLSKFTRYNSVRPLATLSYASDLYNGSSIVSSIEFDRDCDYFAIAGVTKKIKVFEYGTVIQDAVDIHYPVNEMTCNSKISCISWSSYHKNLLASSDYEGTVILWDGFTGQRSKVYQEHEKRCWSVDFNLMDPKLLASGSDDAKVKLWSTNLDNSVASIEAKANVCCVKFSPTSRYHLAFGCADHCVHYYDLRNTKQPIMVFKGHRKAVSYAKFVNGEEIVSASTDSQLKLWNVNKPHCLRSFKGHINEKNFVGLASNGDYVACGSENNSLYLYYKGLSKTLLTFKFDTVKSVLDKDKKEDDTNEFVSAVCWRALPDGESNVLIAANSQGTIKVLELV